A part of bacterium genomic DNA contains:
- the rnc gene encoding ribonuclease III, whose product MLSKLEKILGYTFRNRETLNLALTHTSYVNEEHPGVTQDNERLEFLGDAVINFIISDYIYHLQPELDEGKLAKLKAVVVSEAVLARQARAIKLGEFLRLGKGELRSGGASRASILGDAFEAVVGAMYLDGGIEITRQFILSQLQSTMDAVLHDAYTKDYKSLLQELAQSESGATPRYEVVRQSGPDHNKLFVVKVTIRGLDYGMGKGKSKKEAEQKAARMGFRKLRRELRKTI is encoded by the coding sequence ATGCTTAGCAAGTTGGAAAAAATATTAGGATATACGTTTCGGAATCGGGAAACGCTAAATCTAGCGTTAACGCATACCTCCTATGTGAACGAAGAGCATCCGGGAGTAACCCAGGATAATGAACGGTTGGAATTTCTTGGTGATGCGGTGATTAATTTCATTATCTCAGATTATATCTATCACCTGCAACCGGAACTGGACGAGGGAAAATTAGCAAAATTGAAAGCGGTGGTGGTAAGTGAAGCGGTATTAGCACGACAAGCGCGGGCAATTAAATTAGGTGAATTTCTCCGCCTGGGAAAAGGCGAACTGCGTTCTGGTGGCGCTAGTCGTGCATCCATTTTAGGCGATGCGTTTGAAGCGGTAGTCGGTGCGATGTATCTTGACGGTGGTATCGAAATAACCCGACAATTTATACTGTCACAATTGCAGAGCACAATGGATGCCGTGCTCCATGATGCATATACGAAGGACTATAAATCGCTACTGCAAGAACTCGCCCAATCGGAAAGTGGCGCTACTCCGCGCTATGAGGTGGTTCGACAAAGCGGTCCCGACCATAATAAATTATTCGTGGTTAAGGTAACAATTCGCGGGCTCGATTATGGTATGGGTAAAGGGAAAAGTAAAAAGGAAGCGGAACAAAAAGCTGCACGGATGGGGTTTCGTAAATTACGGAGAGAACTTAGAAAAACGATTTGA
- a CDS encoding radical SAM protein, with amino-acid sequence MKPRIYSIFLPQQGCPNQCIYCNQVAVTGIKSSPSYNEIQDQIVSFLAGERTSIEPEIAFYGSNFTGLAWSTQQELLELVKRANRKTGKNATVRISTRPDYINEPLLARLKRYNVSTIELGIQSLSNEVLATSRRGYTAETALAACRNVISAGFQLGVHLMLGLPYDSEETALQSIDKILSVHPNFIRLHPTLVLRDTELAELYYTGKYQPLSLDQAIAWCKEIAIRCEQSAVPIVRFGLQPTPELGKPGTIIAGPFHPAFGELVKSAIAFDRMHQQLANLFGARQTSSTISFYVPANELSIYRGQHNQNITRLKQLWRIDNLMVKAMRDNHKGIESGEKISMLNYSSI; translated from the coding sequence ATGAAACCTAGAATTTATTCGATTTTTTTACCACAACAAGGCTGTCCGAACCAATGTATCTATTGTAACCAAGTGGCAGTGACCGGGATAAAGTCAAGTCCGAGCTACAATGAAATCCAAGACCAGATTGTTTCTTTTCTCGCTGGAGAACGAACTTCGATTGAACCAGAAATAGCGTTTTACGGCAGCAATTTTACCGGCCTTGCCTGGTCAACGCAGCAAGAATTGCTCGAACTGGTTAAACGAGCCAACCGCAAGACTGGAAAAAATGCTACGGTTAGAATTTCAACTCGACCAGATTATATCAACGAACCACTCCTTGCTCGATTAAAACGATATAATGTTTCAACCATTGAATTAGGGATTCAATCGTTGTCAAATGAGGTTCTTGCAACGAGTAGAAGAGGGTATACCGCAGAAACCGCCTTGGCTGCTTGTAGAAACGTTATCTCTGCCGGATTTCAGCTCGGGGTTCATTTGATGCTCGGATTGCCTTATGATTCTGAAGAAACTGCATTGCAGTCTATAGATAAAATTCTTAGTGTTCATCCAAACTTTATTCGTTTACATCCGACTCTCGTTTTACGAGATACCGAGTTAGCGGAACTATATTATACTGGGAAATATCAACCGTTATCTCTTGACCAAGCTATAGCGTGGTGTAAGGAGATAGCGATTCGCTGTGAACAATCAGCTGTGCCTATTGTGCGATTTGGCTTGCAGCCAACCCCGGAACTCGGTAAACCCGGAACCATTATTGCAGGACCATTCCATCCTGCATTTGGTGAATTAGTTAAATCAGCGATAGCGTTTGACCGAATGCATCAACAGTTGGCTAATCTGTTCGGCGCCCGGCAAACAAGCAGCACAATATCATTTTATGTCCCGGCAAACGAACTGTCAATCTACCGTGGACAACATAACCAGAATATCACTCGCTTAAAACAGCTCTGGCGTATTGATAATCTTATGGTAAAAGCAATGCGGGATAATCATAAAGGTATAGAATCCGGTGAAAAAATATCAATGTTAAATTATTCTTCTATATAA